CTTGAAGAAGCAGGGAACGGGGTATTTTTCTGCGGCGAATACCGTTTCATCGCCTGACGCAGTGAGCGTATCGCCCGTGTTTGCGCTGAGCTTTGTTGCGGCTACTATGTCGCCTGCGTAGGCTTCAATCATATCCTCTGTTTTCTTGCCCTGCATACTAAGAAGCTTACCGGGCTTTTCAAGATTGCCTGTTGTGCGGTTAACTACTTCAGTTCCTGCGGCAAGAGTACCGTTGACTATCTTTATATAGCTGAGCTTGCCGACAAATGGGTCGGCTACAGTCTTGAACACCTTTGCTTCAAGAGTGTCACGGCTCGCATACTGCACTTTTGAGCCGTCATCGCAAAGCTCGCCGTCTGTTTCGTCGGGGCTTGGGAGCATATAAATTATAGTGTTGAGCATCATATCAATGCCTGCGAGAGTGTCGCCCGAACAGCATACAACAGGTGTGATGTAACCCTTGTGTATACCGTCGTGAAGTCCCTTTACTATCTCGGCCTCGGTGAAGTCCTCGCCCTCGTTTTCGAAGTAGCGCATCATAAGCTCTTCGTCAGTTTCGGCTACAGCCTCAGCCATTGCGGCACGCAGACCTTTCAGACGGTTTTCCGACGCAGGCATAGGTACTTCGGTAGGTACGCCGTTGTCATAAGTATATGCCTTCATTTCAAGCAGGTTTATGTAGCTTTCAACGGTGCCGTACTTGTCAAAGGGAACGACTATGGGGCATATGGACGGACCGAACTGCGTCTTAAGCTCTTCAAGGCACTTGTAGAAGTTGCTGTTTTCTTCTTCCATACGGGTGACAACGAACATTGTCGCCTTGCCGTGCTTTACTGCCTCTCTGTAAGCCTTTATGGTGCCGACCTGAACGCCGTCCTTTGCGGGAAGCGCTATTACAACGCTTTCTGCGGCGCTGATTCCTTCGTAAAGTCCTGCGGCAAAATCAAACTGACCGGGAGTATCGAGAATATTTATTTTAACGTCTTTCCACTGGCAGTAAGCAAGCGAAGTACCGAGTGAGATCTTTCTCTTTATCTCTTCGGGATCATAGTCGCAGACGCTGTTGCCGTCCGATACTTTGCCCATTCTCTCAATCTCGCCGCACTTGTAGAGCAGGCCTTCCGCTACGGATGTTTTACCGCTGCCGCCGTGTCCTGCGAGGGCTATGTTTCGTATGTTTTTGCAAGTGTAAGTTTTCATGGTTTTATCCTTTTATCCTTTCATCAAAAATTCGGATAAATACATTATATACGGATTTTGGAAAAAATACAAGGGATTTTTCGTGAAAAATGAAATACGGGTGTAGAAATGTCATTGTGAAAATTGTGCAGTTTGTACAACTATATACTTTCAGCCGATGTTATAACGTGTCGGGTCGGAAAAAATCGCTTTAAACTGTTGACAAATGCGGAAATGTATGTTATCATACAACTGTACCAACATAGATAGTACAGTTAAGAAGAAAGGCGGTAAAGAATGTTTTCTTTAAGATTGCAGGGTGGCATTCCTTTGTCCGAGCAGCTTGAGGCGAGAATAGCGGAGCTGATAATCGGCGGTGAAATGGCTGAAAACGAAAAGCTGCCTGCTGTGCGTGAGGTCGCAAAGGCGCTTACTATCAATCCGAACACGGTGCAGAAAACCTACAGGCAGCTTGAACAGAGAGGGCTTATATATTCGCTTCCCGGAAAGGGCAGTTATGTGGCTGAACGGTCGCAATATTCCTCTGCGGTGCTTGAAAAGGCAACGGAGGAGTTTCGCAAGGCTGTTGAGGACGGTGTGAAATCCGGCCTTACCAAAGAGATGATGACGGCGGTAATTGATAACGTTTTTAGTGAGGAGGAAAAAATATGATAAACGTGGATAAAGTGACAAAGAAATTCGACGA
This window of the [Eubacterium] siraeum genome carries:
- a CDS encoding elongation factor G produces the protein MKTYTCKNIRNIALAGHGGSGKTSVAEGLLYKCGEIERMGKVSDGNSVCDYDPEEIKRKISLGTSLAYCQWKDVKINILDTPGQFDFAAGLYEGISAAESVVIALPAKDGVQVGTIKAYREAVKHGKATMFVVTRMEEENSNFYKCLEELKTQFGPSICPIVVPFDKYGTVESYINLLEMKAYTYDNGVPTEVPMPASENRLKGLRAAMAEAVAETDEELMMRYFENEGEDFTEAEIVKGLHDGIHKGYITPVVCCSGDTLAGIDMMLNTIIYMLPSPDETDGELCDDGSKVQYASRDTLEAKVFKTVADPFVGKLSYIKIVNGTLAAGTEVVNRTTGNLEKPGKLLSMQGKKTEDMIEAYAGDIVAATKLSANTGDTLTASGDETVFAAEKYPVPCFFKAISAKDKNDEGKISNAIKRMVEEDKTLSYDHNHETHQRILGGLGEQHLDAAISKMKAKFGVDVIVSDPIIAYRESIRKKVQAEGKHKKQSGGHGQYGHVKIEFEPCDSDALVFEEKVFGGSVPKNYFPAVEKGLVESTAHGVLAGYPVVNLKATLLDGSYHPVDSSEQAFKMAAHIAYKQGLAQAQPCLLEPICLVKVILDDASTGDIMTVINKRRGTVLGMNPSEEEQGMTELDAQMPQSEITDLATVVRQITRGLGHFTAQFDHYEQLPQALEADVIANAPKFSEYEG
- a CDS encoding GntR family transcriptional regulator; its protein translation is MFSLRLQGGIPLSEQLEARIAELIIGGEMAENEKLPAVREVAKALTINPNTVQKTYRQLEQRGLIYSLPGKGSYVAERSQYSSAVLEKATEEFRKAVEDGVKSGLTKEMMTAVIDNVFSEEEKI